The following are encoded together in the Geobacter sulfurreducens PCA genome:
- a CDS encoding cytochrome-c peroxidase, translating into MKQLSVSLAILCAVATSEAFAADELQQRAQGLFKPVPAKAPTLKGNPASPVKVELGKMLYFDPRLSASHLISCNTCHNVGLGGGDLQATSTGHGWQKGPRNAPTVLNSVFNTAQFWDGRAKDLAEQAKGPVQASVEMNNTPDQVVKTLNSIPDYVALFKKAFPGEKDPVTFDNMAKAIEVFEATLITPDSPFDQYLKGKKKALDGKQTAGLKLFLDKGCVACHGGLNLGGTGYFPFGVVEKPAENILPLGDKGRFAVTNTAKDEYVFRAPSLRNVAITYPYFHSGVVWSLKEAVAVMGSAQFGIKLSDDESEAIAAFLGSLTGKQPKVVYPIMPASTDATPRPRL; encoded by the coding sequence ATGAAACAATTGTCCGTGTCGCTTGCCATCCTCTGTGCAGTCGCAACCAGCGAGGCATTCGCCGCCGATGAGCTGCAGCAGCGTGCCCAGGGCCTCTTCAAGCCGGTTCCTGCCAAGGCGCCCACCCTGAAGGGCAACCCGGCATCGCCGGTTAAAGTGGAGCTCGGCAAGATGCTCTATTTCGACCCGCGGCTGTCCGCCTCCCATCTCATCAGCTGCAATACCTGTCACAACGTGGGACTGGGCGGCGGGGACCTCCAGGCAACCTCCACCGGCCACGGCTGGCAAAAGGGGCCCCGCAATGCACCGACGGTTCTCAACTCGGTCTTCAACACCGCCCAGTTCTGGGACGGCAGGGCCAAGGATCTGGCCGAACAGGCCAAAGGTCCGGTGCAGGCCTCGGTCGAGATGAACAACACGCCGGATCAGGTGGTTAAGACCCTGAACAGCATCCCCGACTATGTCGCCCTGTTTAAAAAGGCGTTCCCGGGCGAAAAGGACCCGGTGACCTTCGACAACATGGCAAAGGCCATCGAGGTGTTCGAGGCGACCCTGATCACCCCCGACTCCCCCTTCGACCAGTATCTCAAAGGGAAGAAAAAGGCCCTTGACGGAAAACAGACCGCCGGCCTCAAGCTTTTCCTCGACAAAGGCTGCGTCGCCTGCCATGGCGGCCTCAATCTGGGCGGTACCGGCTACTTCCCGTTCGGGGTCGTGGAAAAGCCCGCGGAGAACATCCTTCCCCTCGGCGACAAGGGAAGGTTTGCGGTCACGAACACCGCCAAGGACGAGTACGTGTTCCGGGCGCCCTCCCTGCGCAACGTCGCCATCACCTATCCCTACTTCCATTCGGGCGTCGTCTGGAGCCTGAAGGAAGCGGTGGCCGTCATGGGTTCCGCCCAGTTCGGCATCAAGCTGAGCGATGATGAAAGCGAGGCCATTGCAGCCTTCCTCGGCAGCCTCACCGGCAAGCAACCCAAAGTCGTGTATCCGATCATGCCGGCCAGCACCGACGCAACACCGCGCCCCAGACTGTAA
- a CDS encoding hybrid sensor histidine kinase/response regulator, with translation MKLIRQLLSAAALTVTIGVVTYFAVTRYVVHKAEENLKSIILSHRSFHAYIQQVMHPTYYKAKDEGKIARDFYAPQLLSSSYMTRVMHGLFNKEREKEGLPLVYYKMASQNPRNPVNIADEREAYLLGLFNTRRDLKSHSEIRTIDGKKYLLYAKPFLETNQACLRCHGNRADSPIGLQQIYSGQGGFNESAGTIRAIESIRIPLDDEFTAAFVATTASLTAAVILAGLFFFNTRLRQRVRQSTEALAESEENYRHFTTLTSDYVHKCSRKGKEPYRIKWIGGALNAISGYSSEEMFARGCWLSIVHPDDKHPTAEALASLKPGDIRDISFRIIAKDESIRWITDSCQCEQGATEDELILYGAASDTTDRKKAEALLHLTRASVNAVSDAIFWITPDARFVDVNEAACRTLGYSREELLNRGVFDVDPDSPPEVWAQHFPELRRQGTLRFESRHRTKDGRIIPVEIVANYIRHDNDEFNCAVVRDITERKRAEEEHESLEKQLLHAQKLESLGVLAGGIAHDFNNILTAIVGNTDLALMRLNPESPVRDNLARIERAANRASDLAKQMLAYSGKGKFVIEPIDLNRLVEEMTHMLQVSISKKAVLRFNFADSLPTVDADATQLRQIIMNLVINASEAIADKSGVIAISTGCMQCDRKYLSNAWLNESIPEGLYVWLEVADTGCGMDRETVSKIFDPFFTTKFTGRGLGMAAVLGIVRGHKGAIRVYSEPGRGTTFKVLLPAGDKPKDLFNGDQQKQAVWKGCGTVLLVDDEETVIGIGAEMLKELGFDVLTAMDGREALEVFAQHQEKICCIILDLTMPHLDGEQTFRELRQLKPDVKVIMSSGYNEQEINQRFAGKGLAGFIQKPYRLSMLKETIRNVQQD, from the coding sequence ATGAAATTGATCCGGCAACTGCTGTCTGCTGCGGCCCTGACAGTCACAATCGGGGTTGTCACCTACTTCGCCGTTACCAGGTACGTCGTACACAAGGCGGAGGAGAACCTCAAGAGCATTATCCTCTCTCATCGATCATTCCATGCGTACATCCAGCAGGTGATGCATCCCACCTACTACAAGGCCAAGGATGAGGGCAAGATTGCCCGTGATTTCTATGCGCCGCAACTCCTCTCTTCATCCTACATGACCAGAGTCATGCACGGCCTCTTCAACAAGGAGCGGGAAAAGGAGGGGCTCCCGCTGGTGTACTACAAAATGGCTTCGCAAAATCCAAGGAACCCGGTGAACATTGCGGACGAGCGGGAGGCCTATCTCCTCGGGCTATTCAATACCCGGCGCGACCTCAAATCCCATTCCGAGATCAGGACCATTGACGGGAAAAAGTACCTTCTCTACGCCAAACCGTTTCTCGAAACCAATCAGGCGTGCCTGCGCTGCCACGGCAATCGCGCTGATTCGCCAATCGGGCTGCAGCAGATCTATTCCGGCCAGGGCGGTTTCAATGAGTCGGCCGGGACAATTCGTGCGATCGAATCGATCCGCATCCCTCTGGACGATGAATTTACAGCGGCATTCGTTGCCACGACCGCCTCATTGACGGCGGCAGTGATCCTCGCCGGCCTCTTTTTCTTCAACACGAGGCTGCGTCAACGCGTCAGGCAAAGCACCGAAGCACTTGCGGAAAGCGAAGAGAACTATCGCCACTTCACCACCCTCACATCGGACTATGTCCACAAGTGCTCGCGCAAGGGGAAGGAGCCATATCGAATCAAGTGGATCGGCGGTGCATTGAATGCAATCTCCGGCTACAGCAGCGAGGAGATGTTCGCGCGCGGTTGCTGGCTCTCAATAGTCCACCCTGACGATAAGCACCCGACGGCAGAGGCCCTTGCTAGCCTCAAGCCGGGCGATATCAGGGATATATCGTTCAGGATCATAGCCAAAGATGAGAGTATCCGGTGGATAACGGATTCCTGCCAGTGCGAACAAGGTGCAACGGAGGACGAACTGATCCTCTACGGTGCGGCCTCGGACACCACCGACCGCAAGAAGGCCGAAGCGTTGCTGCATTTAACCCGCGCCAGCGTCAATGCCGTATCCGACGCGATTTTCTGGATCACGCCCGACGCCCGTTTTGTAGATGTCAACGAGGCCGCGTGCCGCACTCTTGGCTATTCCCGCGAAGAACTGTTGAACCGTGGGGTCTTCGATGTAGACCCCGACTCCCCGCCTGAAGTATGGGCGCAGCACTTCCCGGAACTTCGCAGGCAGGGAACCCTCCGGTTCGAGTCGCGCCATCGCACTAAAGATGGCCGCATTATTCCGGTCGAGATCGTTGCCAACTATATTCGTCACGACAACGATGAGTTCAATTGTGCTGTTGTCAGGGACATCACCGAACGCAAGCGCGCTGAAGAAGAACACGAGAGCCTTGAGAAACAGCTCCTTCATGCCCAGAAACTGGAGAGCCTCGGCGTGCTCGCCGGCGGCATCGCCCATGACTTCAATAACATCCTGACGGCAATCGTCGGCAATACCGACCTCGCACTGATGCGTCTCAATCCCGAATCACCGGTGCGCGACAACCTGGCGCGAATCGAACGGGCTGCCAACCGGGCATCCGATCTTGCCAAGCAGATGCTCGCCTATTCCGGCAAGGGTAAATTCGTCATCGAACCGATCGATCTGAACCGGCTGGTCGAAGAGATGACCCATATGCTGCAAGTCTCCATTTCCAAGAAGGCCGTGCTCCGCTTCAATTTTGCCGACTCTCTGCCCACGGTCGATGCCGATGCCACCCAACTCCGCCAGATCATCATGAACCTGGTTATCAATGCCTCAGAGGCGATTGCCGATAAGAGCGGCGTCATCGCCATCAGCACGGGGTGCATGCAGTGCGACAGGAAGTATTTAAGCAACGCCTGGCTCAATGAGTCGATCCCCGAAGGACTCTACGTCTGGCTGGAGGTTGCCGACACCGGTTGCGGCATGGACAGGGAGACCGTGTCGAAGATCTTCGACCCGTTCTTCACAACCAAGTTTACCGGCCGCGGCCTGGGGATGGCTGCGGTGCTGGGCATCGTACGCGGGCACAAGGGGGCGATACGGGTCTACAGCGAGCCCGGCCGGGGCACGACGTTCAAGGTGCTCCTGCCGGCCGGCGACAAACCCAAAGACCTGTTCAATGGCGATCAGCAGAAGCAGGCGGTGTGGAAAGGATGCGGCACTGTCCTGTTGGTCGATGACGAGGAAACGGTTATCGGCATCGGTGCTGAGATGCTGAAAGAACTCGGGTTCGATGTCCTGACCGCCATGGACGGCCGCGAGGCGCTCGAAGTGTTTGCGCAGCACCAGGAAAAGATCTGCTGTATCATTCTCGATCTCACGATGCCCCATCTGGACGGCGAACAGACCTTCCGGGAGCTGCGGCAGCTCAAGCCCGACGTTAAGGTAATCATGTCCAGCGGCTATAACGAGCAGGAGATCAACCAGCGCTTTGCCGGAAAGGGGCTGGCAGGGTTCATCCAGAAGCCGTACCGGCTGTCCATGCTTAAGGAGACCATCAGGAACGTTCAGCAAGACTGA
- the rbr gene encoding rubrerythrin: MSLKGTKTEQNLLKSFAGESQARNRYTYFAAAARKEGYVQIADIFEETANQEKEHAKRFFKFLEGGDLEITACFPSGKIGTTAENLLAAAMGEHEEHSDLYPAFAQVAQEEGFPAIAAVWRAISVAEKQHEKRYRDLLANIENNRVFTREGEVVWRCRNCGYLHTAAGAPELCPACAHPKAHFELLGENW, encoded by the coding sequence ATGTCACTGAAAGGCACCAAAACCGAGCAGAACCTGCTGAAGTCATTTGCCGGCGAAAGCCAGGCACGCAACCGCTACACCTACTTTGCCGCCGCCGCCCGCAAGGAAGGGTACGTGCAGATCGCCGACATCTTCGAGGAAACCGCCAACCAGGAGAAGGAGCACGCCAAGCGCTTTTTCAAGTTCCTGGAGGGGGGAGACCTGGAAATCACCGCCTGCTTCCCCTCTGGCAAGATCGGGACCACTGCCGAAAACCTGCTGGCCGCCGCCATGGGCGAGCATGAAGAGCATTCCGACCTCTACCCGGCGTTCGCCCAGGTGGCCCAGGAAGAGGGATTTCCGGCAATCGCGGCGGTCTGGCGGGCCATTTCCGTGGCGGAAAAGCAGCACGAGAAGCGTTATCGTGACCTGCTCGCCAATATCGAGAACAACCGGGTCTTCACCCGCGAAGGTGAAGTAGTCTGGCGCTGCCGCAACTGCGGCTACCTCCACACCGCCGCCGGAGCGCCGGAGCTGTGCCCTGCCTGCGCCCATCCCAAGGCACACTTCGAACTGCTCGGAGAAAACTGGTAA
- a CDS encoding PAS domain-containing sensor histidine kinase, with product MSTEAPSRDIADLSTLTAVVDCMPAPALLIEDERVFCNRATEALTGYRRDELSSLDAWFRSLFGSEHERARSRFDADRATGFPVVRREIITRKDGSRRLVEVAGSICGKLMCILHDITDLMDVRLQLQEHAERYRIIKSTSMDGFWVVDLHGNVVEVNDACCHILGYSREELLTMSLHDIDATESVEETQKHIRDIVEQGSERFEVRHRRKDGTVIDVEVSTTFQPASRCFHTFIRDISERKQTEEALRKSEERFRLAMEATTDGIWDWNIAADSGYFSPAYYRILGYEPEDFSPSFQVWMELLHPEDRERAISTNIDCVEGRTQGFQAEFRMKAKDGSWRWILGRGSAVNRDRRGKALRLIGTHQDITERKTAEEALRNREWLLREAQRIGCLGTYDYDIVHDNWECSAELDRIFGIHTATPKNLEFWLDLIHPEFREKMKDYFASLLTERTWFNMEYKIIRPSDGQERWVYGTGEFTRDNEGRPVRMIGTIQDITERKQTEETIGKLNRELDRRVMERTGQLEEAIREQESFSYSVSHDLRAPLRHINSYSNLVIEDYSDQIPVEARYYLERICTASGKMGQLIDDLLELSRVGRVELRKGTVNLSKNAASVASMLQETEPYRAVDWVIAGDLTAQADRTLIRQVLLNLMGNALKYTAKTSRARIEIGSAVIDGETVFFVRDNGAGFDMAYVNKLFRPFQRLHGGEFPGTGIGLATVQRIIQRHGGRVWAEGKVNGGATFYFSLPEI from the coding sequence ATGAGCACAGAAGCCCCGTCACGTGATATAGCCGATCTGAGCACCCTCACAGCAGTTGTGGACTGCATGCCGGCGCCGGCCCTTTTGATCGAGGACGAGCGGGTGTTCTGTAACCGTGCGACTGAAGCCCTCACCGGGTACCGGCGAGATGAACTCTCATCCCTTGACGCGTGGTTCCGCTCCCTGTTCGGCTCCGAGCACGAAAGGGCCAGGAGTCGGTTCGACGCCGACCGGGCAACCGGGTTTCCCGTTGTGCGGCGGGAAATCATAACCAGGAAGGACGGGAGCCGGCGCCTGGTAGAGGTCGCGGGGTCGATCTGCGGCAAGTTGATGTGCATCCTGCATGACATCACCGACCTCATGGACGTCCGGCTGCAGCTGCAGGAGCACGCGGAGCGCTACCGGATCATCAAGAGCACATCCATGGACGGCTTCTGGGTGGTAGACCTCCACGGCAACGTCGTGGAAGTCAACGACGCATGCTGCCACATTCTGGGATACAGCCGGGAAGAACTGCTGACCATGTCCCTTCACGACATCGACGCGACCGAAAGCGTGGAGGAGACGCAGAAACACATCCGGGACATCGTCGAACAAGGTTCCGAGCGCTTCGAAGTCCGCCACCGCCGCAAAGACGGCACCGTCATCGACGTTGAGGTCAGCACGACGTTTCAGCCCGCTTCGCGCTGCTTCCACACCTTTATCCGGGACATCAGCGAACGCAAGCAGACCGAAGAGGCCCTCCGGAAAAGCGAGGAACGCTTCCGCCTTGCCATGGAGGCAACCACCGACGGCATCTGGGACTGGAATATCGCGGCTGATAGTGGTTACTTCAGCCCGGCCTACTACCGGATCCTGGGGTACGAGCCGGAGGACTTCTCCCCCTCTTTCCAGGTGTGGATGGAGCTCCTGCACCCGGAAGATCGGGAACGGGCCATCAGCACCAACATAGACTGTGTCGAGGGGAGAACACAGGGCTTCCAGGCAGAGTTCCGCATGAAGGCCAAGGACGGCAGTTGGCGCTGGATTCTCGGCCGGGGGTCGGCCGTGAACAGGGATCGCCGGGGAAAAGCCCTGCGCCTCATCGGCACCCATCAGGACATCACCGAACGCAAAACAGCGGAAGAGGCGCTGCGCAACCGCGAGTGGCTGCTGCGGGAGGCCCAGCGGATCGGCTGTCTCGGCACCTACGATTACGATATCGTGCACGACAATTGGGAATGCTCCGCCGAGTTGGACCGGATCTTCGGCATACACACGGCTACCCCCAAAAACCTTGAATTCTGGCTCGATCTGATTCACCCGGAGTTCAGGGAGAAGATGAAGGACTACTTCGCGTCGCTTCTCACCGAGCGGACATGGTTCAACATGGAGTACAAGATCATCCGCCCGTCTGACGGCCAGGAACGCTGGGTTTACGGCACGGGAGAGTTCACCCGCGACAACGAGGGCAGGCCGGTCCGCATGATCGGGACGATCCAGGACATCACCGAACGCAAGCAGACAGAGGAAACCATCGGCAAGCTCAACCGGGAACTCGACAGGCGCGTCATGGAACGAACCGGCCAATTGGAAGAAGCCATCCGGGAGCAGGAATCCTTCAGCTATTCGGTTTCCCATGATCTGCGGGCGCCGCTGCGGCACATCAACAGCTACAGCAATCTGGTTATCGAGGACTACAGCGATCAGATCCCCGTGGAGGCCCGCTACTACCTCGAACGCATCTGTACGGCAAGCGGCAAGATGGGGCAACTGATCGACGATCTGCTGGAGCTTTCGCGGGTGGGCCGGGTCGAGTTGCGTAAAGGCACCGTTAACCTGAGCAAAAATGCGGCATCGGTCGCATCGATGCTTCAGGAAACCGAGCCCTACCGCGCCGTTGATTGGGTCATTGCCGGCGATCTTACGGCGCAGGCCGACCGGACCCTGATCCGGCAGGTGTTGCTCAACCTGATGGGCAACGCCCTGAAGTACACCGCCAAGACGTCCCGGGCGCGAATCGAGATCGGCAGCGCCGTGATCGATGGCGAGACGGTCTTCTTCGTCAGGGACAACGGCGCCGGTTTCGACATGGCTTACGTGAACAAACTGTTCCGCCCCTTCCAGCGGCTGCACGGCGGCGAGTTCCCCGGCACCGGCATCGGTCTGGCAACAGTCCAGCGGATCATCCAACGGCACGGCGGCCGGGTCTGGGCAGAGGGCAAAGTCAACGGCGGAGCAACGTTCTATTTCTCCCTGCCTGAAATCTGA
- a CDS encoding YcbK family protein — MLLDNADRVVLLTEKERPRGRKIDISLTFLLPHDNWFSVEDGVSDHYFSRRGFLRASLLGVLCLRGIGSALATEFLEESYPVGRLSLRNIHTGEHLSVTYRTPDGEVDLDALNSINWLLRCHFTNQHTEMDLAVIEYLNMVDKVLGGGREFRIISGYRSPEYNRILSEHNGAVAKQSLHMEGKAIDIAVPGVSLAVLRDLAAGFRCGGVGYYPHSGFVHLDSGRFRTW; from the coding sequence GTGTTACTGGATAATGCGGACCGGGTGGTGCTACTCACTGAAAAAGAGCGGCCCCGGGGACGCAAGATTGACATCTCCCTCACCTTTTTGCTACCACATGACAACTGGTTTTCGGTGGAGGATGGCGTGTCGGATCATTATTTCAGCAGGCGGGGATTTCTCAGGGCATCACTGCTGGGGGTGCTCTGTCTCAGGGGCATAGGGTCTGCCCTGGCCACGGAATTTCTGGAAGAGAGCTACCCTGTCGGCAGGCTCTCCCTGCGTAACATTCACACGGGCGAGCACCTGTCGGTGACCTACCGGACTCCGGACGGCGAGGTGGACCTGGATGCCCTCAACTCCATCAACTGGCTGCTCCGCTGCCACTTCACCAACCAGCATACCGAAATGGACCTGGCGGTGATCGAATACCTGAACATGGTCGACAAGGTACTGGGGGGCGGCAGGGAGTTCCGCATCATCTCCGGCTACCGGTCCCCCGAATACAACCGGATACTCAGCGAACACAACGGCGCGGTGGCAAAGCAGAGCCTCCACATGGAGGGGAAGGCCATCGACATCGCCGTGCCCGGGGTCAGCCTGGCGGTCCTGCGGGATCTGGCCGCGGGCTTCCGGTGCGGCGGGGTCGGCTACTATCCGCACTCGGGCTTTGTCCACCTGGATTCGGGGCGCTTCCGCACCTGGTAG
- a CDS encoding cytochrome c3 family protein gives MRRHSNKTNPVAAGILFITLACWAGNAMGWGTSGDSRSTWGGSGSSLNLNLAFTDCAKCHTSTNNVNRHHDLITKKGKQCLACHTMTADNSGQYTVQVQRDCQACHTSSVHDNVQHNVSTCSRCHGSDVINIHSGWRSYTSTLSVCYLCHTSTNAKVKATIAKGVSGQTVYCTDCHGSNPHSWGGTWGR, from the coding sequence ATGCGCAGACATTCCAACAAAACGAATCCGGTTGCGGCGGGGATTCTGTTCATCACCCTGGCATGCTGGGCGGGAAACGCCATGGGGTGGGGCACTTCGGGTGACAGTAGGAGTACCTGGGGCGGTTCGGGGTCATCCCTGAATCTAAACCTTGCGTTCACTGATTGCGCGAAATGCCATACCTCCACTAACAACGTCAACCGACACCACGACCTGATCACGAAAAAGGGTAAGCAGTGCCTCGCCTGCCACACCATGACGGCGGACAACTCGGGGCAATATACCGTTCAGGTCCAGCGGGACTGCCAGGCCTGTCACACATCCTCCGTCCACGACAACGTCCAGCACAATGTCAGCACCTGTAGCCGTTGCCACGGCAGCGACGTCATCAACATCCACTCGGGGTGGCGTTCATACACCAGCACATTGTCGGTCTGCTACCTCTGTCACACCAGCACCAATGCCAAGGTCAAGGCGACCATCGCGAAGGGTGTGAGCGGACAGACCGTTTACTGCACCGACTGCCACGGTAGCAACCCCCACAGTTGGGGAGGCACCTGGGGGCGCTGA
- a CDS encoding cytochrome b6: MKKRTLMLTRLLAGGCLGVLAGVAMVQAQAEKSVTSYAPVAVTESISSVISRMKAAKPEIMKRQQNLLAERYDLGNHPAKGITMANGKAVQEGVRVKLPKGMTWEKLARMSPEEIRDKNLYPAGFFPLPHPNHPEGGMLFPKFHIDEIKKQEARDLTRFDLDFDLPDHFLPEFPAPIYLTTRPDLGDVSKGKLVTINNYYELFNGILNPKQLEGLRLLVTPFPQQQFNQTEDRRSEQPSRGVTCFDCHANGHSNSTTHLVGDIRPQEFRHRLDTPTLRGVNIQRLFGSQRALKSVEDFTEFEQRAAYFDGDPVIATKKGINILDRGHQVHAMAEFMALLDFPPAPKLGIDGKLDPRKATESEMRGQELFFGKAKCGVCHPAPYYTDNTMHNLRAERFFKPQMINGRMASADGPIKTFPLRGIKDSPPYLHDGRLLTLEDTVEFFNLLTETTLTEQEKLDLVAFMRQL, encoded by the coding sequence ATGAAAAAAAGGACGTTGATGCTCACGAGGCTTCTGGCGGGAGGGTGTCTCGGGGTGCTGGCCGGGGTAGCCATGGTTCAGGCACAGGCGGAAAAGAGTGTGACCAGCTATGCTCCGGTGGCGGTAACGGAAAGTATCTCCTCGGTCATCTCCCGGATGAAAGCCGCGAAACCGGAGATCATGAAGCGGCAGCAGAATCTGCTGGCAGAGCGCTACGATCTCGGCAACCACCCGGCCAAGGGCATCACCATGGCCAACGGCAAGGCAGTGCAAGAAGGTGTCCGCGTCAAGCTACCCAAGGGAATGACCTGGGAGAAGCTGGCCCGGATGAGCCCCGAGGAAATCCGGGACAAGAATTTGTACCCGGCAGGATTTTTCCCCCTCCCCCACCCCAATCATCCGGAGGGGGGAATGCTGTTTCCCAAGTTCCATATCGATGAGATCAAAAAGCAGGAGGCGCGGGATCTGACCCGGTTCGACCTGGACTTTGACCTGCCCGATCATTTCCTGCCCGAATTCCCGGCACCGATCTACCTGACGACCCGCCCCGACCTGGGCGATGTGTCGAAAGGGAAACTGGTCACGATCAACAACTACTATGAGCTGTTCAACGGCATCCTGAACCCCAAGCAGCTGGAAGGGCTGAGACTGCTGGTGACGCCCTTCCCGCAGCAGCAATTCAACCAGACCGAGGATCGGCGCTCGGAGCAGCCGAGCCGGGGCGTCACCTGCTTTGACTGCCACGCCAACGGGCACAGCAACTCCACAACCCACCTGGTCGGCGATATCAGGCCCCAGGAATTCCGGCATCGCCTTGACACCCCGACCCTCAGGGGGGTGAATATCCAGCGGCTGTTCGGTTCGCAGCGGGCGCTGAAGAGCGTTGAAGACTTCACCGAGTTCGAGCAGCGGGCCGCCTATTTCGACGGTGACCCGGTCATTGCCACCAAAAAAGGGATCAATATCCTCGACCGGGGCCACCAGGTCCACGCTATGGCGGAATTCATGGCCCTCTTGGACTTCCCGCCGGCCCCCAAGCTGGGCATAGACGGCAAACTGGATCCGAGAAAGGCCACCGAGTCGGAGATGCGCGGACAGGAGCTGTTCTTCGGCAAGGCCAAATGCGGGGTTTGCCATCCCGCCCCGTACTATACGGACAACACCATGCACAACCTTCGCGCGGAGCGTTTCTTCAAGCCCCAGATGATCAACGGCAGAATGGCTTCGGCCGATGGCCCCATCAAGACCTTCCCGCTGCGCGGCATCAAAGATTCGCCCCCCTACCTGCACGACGGCCGTCTGCTGACCCTGGAAGATACCGTGGAGTTTTTCAATCTGCTCACCGAAACCACCCTGACCGAGCAGGAAAAGCTTGACCTGGTCGCCTTCATGCGCCAGCTGTGA
- a CDS encoding glutaredoxin family protein yields the protein MTASYRFVLMTLLAGMFALPAAGTAAAGSAPQSAVTPQQKEATEFPDVIIYTLSTCPHCAEAKAYLAKRGIPFTNREVDTDDEYMAELIKIFDDMKVPDERRGVPLFVVAGKTRLQGFDKAKLEEAINGGAEK from the coding sequence ATGACCGCATCGTACCGTTTTGTTCTCATGACCCTGCTGGCAGGGATGTTCGCACTGCCCGCCGCCGGCACTGCCGCGGCGGGTAGCGCCCCCCAGTCGGCAGTGACGCCGCAGCAGAAAGAAGCGACAGAGTTCCCCGATGTCATTATCTATACCCTGTCCACCTGCCCCCACTGCGCCGAGGCGAAGGCATACCTCGCCAAACGGGGCATCCCCTTCACAAACCGGGAAGTGGACACCGACGACGAGTATATGGCGGAGCTGATAAAGATCTTTGACGACATGAAGGTTCCGGACGAACGTCGCGGAGTCCCGCTGTTCGTTGTCGCCGGAAAAACGCGGCTGCAGGGATTCGACAAGGCCAAGCTCGAAGAGGCGATCAATGGCGGGGCCGAAAAATGA
- a CDS encoding Fur family transcriptional regulator, which yields MPKSNILTTGQEDAFEKACRDAGLRLTHQRLEIYRQLATSTDHPSAETLHQRLRRDNPTLSLDTVYRTLAVFAHHGIINKVETVESQSRFEAKRMRHHHLICSRCKEIIDFQWHHIDEAPLPEETRTWGRIDNKNVVIYGVCNKCLEAKKAS from the coding sequence ATGCCGAAATCAAACATACTTACCACAGGACAAGAGGACGCCTTTGAAAAGGCATGCAGAGATGCCGGGTTGCGGCTCACCCATCAGCGCCTGGAGATCTACCGTCAACTGGCCACCTCTACTGACCATCCGTCGGCGGAGACGCTCCATCAACGGTTGCGCCGGGACAACCCCACCCTCTCCCTTGATACGGTCTACCGGACCCTGGCGGTCTTCGCGCACCACGGTATAATCAATAAAGTCGAGACGGTCGAAAGCCAGTCGCGATTCGAGGCGAAACGCATGCGGCATCACCACCTGATCTGCAGCAGATGCAAGGAAATAATCGATTTCCAGTGGCACCACATCGACGAGGCCCCCCTGCCCGAAGAGACCAGAACCTGGGGGCGGATCGACAACAAGAACGTCGTGATATACGGCGTGTGCAACAAGTGCCTTGAGGCGAAAAAGGCATCGTAA